The Leadbettera azotonutricia ZAS-9 genome has a window encoding:
- a CDS encoding glycoside hydrolase family 3 C-terminal domain-containing protein translates to MDRESRIKEMISKMTLEEKVSQLSYDAPAVESAGIPKYNWWNECLHGVARAGLATVFPQAIALAATFDEAFIRSVADAISDEGRAKYNEAVKRGNRSQYYGLTFWTPNVNIFRDPRWGRGQETYGEDPYLTGRIGLAFMKGLQGDDTEHLKVAACAKHYAVHSGPEKLRHTFDAVVSKKDLFETYLPAFKLLVENGVEAVMGAYNRTLGEPCGGSTYLLKEILRGRWGFKGHVTSDCWAIRDFHENHKVTKSPEESAAMALNAGCDLNCGCTYPYLTVSHKKGLVTDETIDTALTRLLRTRFKLGLFDPPEQDPYRNLGNDIVGCEKHRNLALEAAQKSIVLLKNDSNILPLDDSARKILLMGPGAANILTLLANYYGMSSRLVTILEGLAEKIKTKTAISFEYRQGSLMYEPNHLSNVPFGSTGVDAEAPIYGLDEIDLVIAVYGLDGSMEGEEGDSIASDANGDRDTIELPSWQLNFLRRIRKAGKKVVLILTGGSPIAFPEDLADAVLFAWYPGEQGGNAVADILFGDVSPSGKLPITFPQSTAQLPPYDDYALKGRTYRYMKETPLYPFGFGLSYTSFRFDSVELSSSKISAGNSVKAKVQVSNTGKRDAEEVVQLYIAKDNRSEDEPASSLRGFRRLKILAGKSASVEIELPASAFETINAEGASVLIPGSYTVIAADAAPLPVSVEKGATKPVTAKVQLT, encoded by the coding sequence ATGGATAGAGAATCTCGTATAAAAGAAATGATTTCCAAAATGACCCTGGAAGAAAAAGTCTCCCAGCTGAGCTATGATGCGCCCGCGGTGGAGAGCGCAGGCATCCCGAAGTACAACTGGTGGAACGAATGTCTCCACGGGGTTGCCAGGGCAGGTCTTGCCACGGTTTTCCCCCAGGCCATTGCCCTGGCTGCGACTTTTGACGAGGCTTTTATCCGGAGCGTGGCCGATGCCATCTCCGACGAAGGCAGGGCGAAGTACAACGAGGCGGTGAAGCGGGGAAACCGCAGCCAGTACTACGGTCTTACCTTCTGGACCCCTAATGTCAACATTTTTCGGGATCCCCGCTGGGGCAGGGGGCAGGAAACGTACGGCGAGGATCCCTACCTCACGGGCCGCATAGGCCTGGCCTTTATGAAGGGCCTTCAGGGCGATGATACTGAACACCTCAAGGTGGCCGCCTGCGCCAAACATTATGCTGTCCACTCGGGGCCTGAAAAATTGCGTCATACATTTGACGCGGTTGTGTCCAAAAAAGATCTTTTCGAAACCTACCTTCCGGCATTCAAGCTCCTGGTCGAAAACGGGGTTGAAGCGGTCATGGGCGCGTATAACCGCACCTTGGGCGAACCTTGCGGGGGCAGCACGTATTTATTGAAAGAAATACTGCGGGGCAGATGGGGCTTTAAAGGCCACGTGACTTCCGACTGCTGGGCCATCAGGGATTTCCATGAAAACCACAAAGTGACCAAGAGTCCTGAAGAATCCGCCGCCATGGCCCTGAACGCGGGCTGCGATCTTAACTGCGGCTGTACCTATCCCTACCTCACGGTTTCGCATAAGAAGGGCCTGGTCACCGACGAAACCATTGACACCGCCCTGACCCGGCTTCTCCGTACCCGCTTTAAGCTCGGGCTGTTCGATCCGCCTGAGCAGGATCCCTACCGTAACCTGGGTAACGATATTGTGGGCTGTGAAAAGCACCGCAATCTGGCGCTGGAAGCGGCCCAGAAATCCATAGTGCTCCTCAAGAACGATAGCAACATTCTCCCTCTCGACGATTCAGCCAGGAAGATACTCCTCATGGGGCCGGGGGCGGCAAATATACTAACCCTGCTTGCCAACTACTACGGCATGAGTTCAAGGCTTGTCACCATACTCGAAGGGCTGGCTGAGAAAATTAAAACTAAAACCGCGATTAGCTTTGAATACCGCCAGGGTTCCCTCATGTACGAACCGAACCATCTTTCCAATGTGCCCTTTGGAAGCACCGGCGTCGATGCCGAAGCTCCCATCTACGGTCTGGATGAAATTGACCTGGTCATCGCTGTTTACGGCCTTGACGGTTCCATGGAAGGGGAAGAAGGGGACTCCATTGCCTCAGATGCCAATGGCGACAGGGATACTATTGAATTACCGTCCTGGCAGCTTAATTTCTTGAGAAGGATCAGGAAGGCGGGCAAGAAAGTTGTATTGATACTAACAGGCGGTAGCCCCATAGCCTTCCCCGAGGATCTTGCGGATGCCGTACTCTTTGCATGGTATCCCGGCGAGCAGGGCGGGAACGCGGTAGCGGACATTCTTTTTGGCGATGTAAGCCCCTCGGGCAAGCTTCCCATAACCTTCCCCCAGTCCACGGCACAGCTCCCCCCTTACGACGACTATGCCCTCAAGGGACGCACCTACCGGTACATGAAGGAGACGCCCCTCTATCCCTTCGGCTTCGGACTTTCCTACACCAGCTTCCGCTTCGATTCGGTTGAACTTTCAAGCTCCAAGATCAGCGCAGGAAACTCCGTGAAAGCCAAAGTCCAGGTTTCCAATACCGGGAAGCGGGATGCAGAAGAAGTTGTTCAGCTTTACATTGCCAAGGACAACCGCAGTGAAGATGAGCCCGCCTCCTCACTCAGGGGTTTCCGCAGGCTCAAGATTCTGGCAGGCAAATCAGCCTCGGTAGAGATCGAGCTTCCTGCATCTGCCTTTGAAACCATTAACGCAGAGGGGGCGAGTGTTCTCATCCCCGGTTCCTACACGGTTATAGCGGCTGACGCCGCGCCTCTCCCGGTTTCAGTCGAGAAAGGCGCAACCAAGCCGGTGACGGCGAAGGTTCAGTTGACTTAA
- a CDS encoding amidohydrolase family protein has product MIIDFHTHIYPDKIASKAVDSIHDFYKLPMERDGTVQDLVNAGKEGGIDRFVVFSAAAVPAQVKRINEYIASCCKDHPEFTGFGTLHAGLENPEEEIEHIVSLGLKGIKLHPDMQEFNIDDERMMKIYALLEGKLPVVFHTGDYRYTYSHPSRLAHVLDEYPKLITIAAHFGGWSMFDLALEYLEKRFCYFDVSSAIPFLGKRRSVELIRIYGAKRFLFGSDFPMWDPGKCLEEFRGLGLSEEENELILYKNALEITRS; this is encoded by the coding sequence ATGATAATAGATTTTCATACCCACATTTATCCTGACAAGATTGCCTCGAAGGCTGTGGACAGCATCCATGATTTTTATAAACTCCCCATGGAAAGGGACGGGACTGTCCAGGATTTGGTAAACGCGGGCAAAGAGGGCGGCATAGACCGCTTTGTTGTTTTTTCAGCTGCAGCGGTGCCCGCCCAGGTGAAGCGCATCAATGAATACATCGCTTCATGCTGCAAGGATCATCCCGAGTTTACAGGCTTCGGCACACTTCACGCAGGGCTGGAAAACCCGGAAGAAGAGATTGAGCATATCGTGAGCCTTGGGCTTAAGGGGATTAAGCTGCATCCTGATATGCAGGAATTCAACATTGATGACGAAAGGATGATGAAGATTTACGCCCTTCTCGAAGGGAAGCTGCCCGTGGTTTTTCATACCGGCGATTACCGTTATACCTATTCCCATCCTTCCCGCCTTGCCCATGTGCTGGACGAGTATCCAAAACTTATTACTATTGCCGCGCATTTCGGAGGCTGGTCAATGTTCGATCTGGCCCTGGAATATTTGGAAAAGCGTTTCTGTTATTTTGATGTTTCAAGCGCTATTCCCTTTTTGGGGAAGAGGAGATCTGTGGAACTTATCAGGATATACGGCGCAAAACGTTTCCTCTTTGGCTCTGATTTTCCCATGTGGGACCCCGGAAAGTGCCTTGAAGAATTCCGGGGCCTTGGGTTAAGCGAAGAGGAAAATGAGCTTATCCTCTATAAGAATGCCTTGGAGATTACTCGATCTTGA
- a CDS encoding N-6 DNA methylase, whose product MENLLKKEQIGEKLGISLATVNNWIKTQVIPPPDVSDQYSQSAFASIINKIKDEPSRLNSRANRSLLEKKYICYLGITEKSRKLLLNNIVREFEMHELSLSDGVLALVLATLRTNKIIDNDWQVNKDTRLDSFLSAWIAESKNIDLVKALYSKFEITNKNDDILGAFYQSIQSISQKSTFGSYYTPSKLLKEINIPKDKTILDPCCGSGGILIGILTKEHDPSKIFARDVDELALKICFINLVLYFNDKNLSAHIIKQDIAFADSEDFHFASAGQKQEFDFIVTNPPWGSKWTKSQKECLLKLYPEIKTNEIYSIALYNAMTMLKSNGKLYYFLPHSFLNVAAHHNIRYCILNNDNKISIKLLGNVFKDVLSESILLHIEAGRKDNNIHIKDKDGNIYQLSKNDIISPDYIISANINDYDSILINKMYNTEHVDLKNNASFALGIVTGNNARYILQNSMKNSEPIFRGKDIQKYYYESPQCHIVFSPGCYQQIAPIEFYRQKKIAYRFISDTLICTLDCGNALLLNSANLFIPHNYPMESIVGLLNSDIYSFIYKKKFHSRKILKSHLQDLPLPILTAKEHKNIYAMYRKMILKEKNTQGFQENIDKIIRGYFSIDDEQYGYIKGELNGDTLTIKALRNG is encoded by the coding sequence ATGGAAAATTTGTTAAAAAAGGAACAAATTGGAGAAAAACTCGGTATCTCTTTGGCTACTGTTAATAATTGGATAAAAACACAGGTTATTCCCCCGCCCGATGTATCTGACCAGTATAGCCAAAGCGCATTTGCATCAATAATAAATAAGATAAAAGATGAGCCATCACGTCTAAATTCCAGAGCCAATCGTTCGTTGTTGGAAAAGAAATATATATGCTATTTGGGGATAACTGAAAAATCAAGAAAATTATTATTAAATAATATAGTAAGAGAATTTGAAATGCATGAACTTTCATTAAGCGACGGTGTATTGGCATTGGTATTGGCAACCTTACGAACAAATAAAATAATCGATAACGATTGGCAAGTAAATAAAGACACGCGTCTTGATTCATTTTTATCGGCATGGATAGCGGAAAGCAAAAATATCGATTTGGTTAAAGCCCTTTATTCAAAATTTGAAATAACCAATAAAAATGATGATATTCTTGGAGCGTTTTATCAATCTATTCAAAGTATTTCGCAAAAATCCACATTTGGATCATATTATACCCCCTCCAAATTGTTAAAAGAAATAAATATCCCTAAAGATAAAACCATTCTTGATCCATGCTGCGGCAGCGGTGGGATATTGATTGGAATATTGACGAAGGAACATGATCCCTCAAAAATATTTGCACGGGATGTTGATGAATTAGCTTTAAAAATATGTTTTATAAATCTGGTTCTCTATTTTAATGATAAAAATCTATCGGCACATATAATCAAGCAAGATATAGCGTTTGCTGATTCGGAAGATTTTCATTTTGCTTCAGCCGGACAAAAACAAGAATTTGATTTTATTGTTACCAATCCACCATGGGGTAGTAAATGGACTAAGTCTCAAAAGGAGTGTCTTCTAAAATTATACCCGGAAATTAAAACAAATGAAATATATAGTATTGCTTTGTATAATGCAATGACCATGCTCAAGAGTAATGGGAAATTGTATTATTTCCTTCCCCATAGTTTCTTAAATGTGGCGGCGCATCATAATATTCGGTATTGTATTTTAAATAATGATAATAAAATATCAATTAAATTACTTGGGAATGTTTTTAAAGATGTTTTATCTGAAAGTATTTTGCTTCATATTGAAGCTGGGAGAAAAGATAATAATATACATATAAAGGATAAAGATGGCAATATATATCAATTATCAAAAAATGATATTATTTCGCCTGATTATATTATAAGCGCAAATATTAATGATTATGATTCCATTTTAATAAATAAAATGTACAATACTGAACATGTTGATTTGAAGAATAATGCTTCCTTTGCCCTTGGCATTGTTACAGGAAATAATGCAAGATATATCCTGCAAAATTCCATGAAGAATTCGGAGCCAATATTTCGCGGCAAGGATATACAAAAATATTACTATGAATCTCCCCAATGTCATATCGTGTTTAGTCCTGGTTGTTATCAGCAGATCGCGCCAATTGAATTTTATCGGCAAAAGAAAATAGCATATCGATTTATTAGTGATACATTGATCTGTACGCTTGACTGCGGCAATGCGCTGTTATTGAACAGCGCCAATCTTTTTATACCTCATAATTACCCCATGGAATCAATTGTGGGTTTGCTTAACAGCGATATATATTCGTTTATTTACAAAAAAAAATTTCATTCCCGCAAAATATTGAAGTCCCATTTGCAAGATTTGCCATTGCCAATACTGACTGCAAAGGAACATAAAAATATATATGCTATGTATCGGAAAATGATACTCAAAGAAAAAAACACGCAGGGGTTTCAGGAAAATATCGATAAAATTATTCGCGGTTATTTTTCAATAGACGATGAACAGTATGGGTATATTAAGGGAGAGCTAAATGGAGATACTCTAACTATAAAAGCACTGCGAAATGGATAA
- a CDS encoding PTS sugar transporter subunit IIA, translating to MLLIKVFNKDAINTDLKSKTKQDAFEELLEAIQNVQPELNTEEALEALTARESQMSTGIMPHVAVPHALCPSARGAIGAIGISRSGIDYNALDGSPVHLIFMLLANPESCSQSLRVLKHLAQLLDTPQFAADLIRKRTVEEIQGMLNLQNLAKAPMLAAG from the coding sequence ATGCTGTTAATAAAAGTATTTAACAAAGATGCAATAAACACGGATCTCAAAAGCAAAACCAAACAAGATGCTTTTGAAGAATTGCTGGAAGCCATACAAAATGTTCAACCCGAACTGAACACCGAAGAGGCCCTGGAAGCCCTAACCGCAAGGGAATCCCAAATGAGTACCGGCATCATGCCCCATGTGGCTGTGCCCCATGCCTTGTGTCCTTCAGCAAGAGGAGCTATAGGCGCCATAGGCATCTCGCGATCAGGGATAGATTATAACGCCCTGGACGGGTCGCCGGTACATTTGATATTCATGCTCCTGGCCAACCCCGAAAGCTGCAGCCAAAGCCTCAGGGTGCTGAAGCATTTAGCCCAGCTTTTGGATACCCCCCAGTTCGCCGCTGATTTAATAAGGAAAAGGACAGTTGAAGAAATTCAGGGTATGCTTAACCTGCAGAACCTTGCAAAAGCGCCAATGCTGGCAGCGGGATAA
- a CDS encoding glycosyltransferase: MLLYNIFRFGFALVFVGLHAALMAGLYMEWKRDKRARFNPAAVSWMPKVTVIIPVHNESSRMEGIFRSLETQDYPEAEFIFIDDRSSDESAQLISAFLKNKPSMRLISLTENPGFNHKQFALARGIEVSSGEFFLFTDADCEIPQGWIAAMVKRMADKKVGAAIGPVLKRSGGQGFFHLYQCFEHGVRFMYLAGSTGLGAAGGGFGNNLILRRASLEAVGGYESIPPSPTEDAALVSRIRACSDFQIRAALGPDVHVITKGELGWKDFINQTLRWNNGGLFSPDFSTRLNFGFLMVTISMGILAIPFLPFFPSIWPLPAAVILSMTADTIATLGLFGVSLPKKGPAYILQLLFTPVYFTFLTIIGFCGIKPEWKGSKM, translated from the coding sequence ATGCTTTTGTACAATATATTCCGCTTCGGTTTTGCCCTGGTTTTTGTTGGCCTCCACGCTGCCCTTATGGCAGGTCTTTATATGGAATGGAAACGGGATAAAAGGGCCCGGTTTAACCCTGCGGCGGTTTCCTGGATGCCCAAGGTTACGGTTATCATTCCTGTCCATAATGAGAGCAGCCGTATGGAAGGCATATTCCGAAGCCTTGAAACCCAGGATTACCCTGAGGCTGAATTTATTTTTATTGATGACAGGTCTTCTGATGAGAGCGCCCAACTGATATCCGCCTTCCTTAAAAACAAGCCTTCCATGCGCCTGATTAGCCTGACTGAAAACCCGGGATTCAACCACAAGCAGTTTGCCCTTGCCAGGGGCATCGAGGTTTCTTCCGGGGAATTTTTCCTTTTTACCGATGCGGATTGCGAAATTCCCCAGGGCTGGATAGCCGCTATGGTGAAACGCATGGCCGACAAGAAGGTAGGGGCGGCCATTGGGCCGGTGCTGAAAAGATCGGGGGGGCAAGGTTTCTTCCATTTATATCAGTGTTTTGAGCATGGGGTGCGGTTCATGTATTTGGCAGGTTCTACAGGCCTCGGGGCTGCGGGAGGGGGGTTTGGAAACAACCTCATCCTGAGGCGTGCAAGCCTTGAAGCCGTTGGAGGCTACGAAAGCATCCCCCCTTCGCCCACCGAAGACGCTGCCCTGGTATCCAGGATTCGGGCCTGCTCTGATTTTCAAATCAGGGCAGCCCTGGGCCCGGATGTTCACGTGATCACCAAGGGTGAACTGGGGTGGAAGGATTTCATCAATCAAACCCTGCGCTGGAATAACGGCGGTCTTTTCAGCCCCGATTTTTCGACCCGTTTGAACTTTGGCTTTCTCATGGTAACTATTTCCATGGGCATACTTGCCATTCCATTCCTGCCTTTTTTCCCCTCAATCTGGCCTCTGCCTGCAGCAGTAATACTGTCAATGACGGCTGACACTATTGCTACTCTCGGCCTCTTTGGCGTTTCCCTTCCCAAGAAAGGACCAGCTTACATACTGCAGCTGCTGTTTACGCCTGTGTATTTTACTTTTCTTACTATTATTGGTTTTTGCGGAATAAAGCCTGAATGGAAAGGAAGCAAAATGTAA
- a CDS encoding YitT family protein, translating into MPNNQTALYTLKRVVLLLAGSVLMAFNINTFVHAGGLIPGGFTGLTLLIQEICWRYGHFHLPFSVINYTLNAVPAAICFKFIGKKFALYSCLMIVVSGLLTDWMPAMFINFLQLHDTLLSAVFGGLLNAISISLCLYADATSGGTDFIAIFISEKYRKDAWNYIFAGNCVILILAGWLFTLDKALYSIIFQFTTTAALKALYNSYQQKTLLIITNKSDEIYALIRDVTNHGATSFDGFGNYDKAHRVMLYSVVSANDVIPLINAIKNVDPNAFINVIKTEQVNGRFYQRPKD; encoded by the coding sequence ATGCCAAACAATCAGACGGCCTTATACACCCTGAAGCGTGTTGTTCTTCTCCTGGCGGGCTCGGTTCTCATGGCCTTTAATATCAACACCTTTGTCCATGCAGGGGGGCTCATACCCGGGGGCTTCACGGGCCTTACCCTGCTTATCCAGGAAATTTGCTGGCGTTATGGACATTTCCATCTCCCCTTTTCTGTTATCAACTACACCCTGAATGCGGTCCCTGCGGCGATTTGCTTCAAGTTTATCGGGAAAAAATTCGCCCTCTATTCCTGCCTCATGATTGTCGTAAGCGGCCTTCTCACGGACTGGATGCCCGCCATGTTTATCAATTTTCTCCAGCTTCACGACACGCTCCTTTCGGCAGTCTTCGGCGGCCTTCTCAATGCCATCTCCATAAGCCTCTGCCTCTATGCCGATGCCACCAGCGGCGGCACCGATTTTATCGCCATCTTCATTTCCGAAAAATACCGCAAGGATGCATGGAACTATATTTTTGCCGGGAACTGTGTCATCCTGATTCTGGCTGGCTGGCTTTTTACCCTGGACAAGGCCCTCTATTCCATCATCTTCCAGTTTACCACCACAGCCGCCCTCAAAGCCCTTTACAACAGCTATCAGCAAAAAACCCTCCTCATCATCACCAATAAAAGCGATGAGATTTACGCCCTCATCCGGGACGTAACTAATCACGGGGCAACTTCTTTTGACGGCTTTGGCAATTACGATAAGGCCCACCGGGTAATGCTTTACTCTGTGGTCTCGGCCAACGATGTAATACCCCTGATAAACGCCATCAAAAATGTTGATCCCAACGCCTTTATCAATGTGATTAAAACCGAACAAGTAAACGGCCGTTTCTACCAAAGGCCCAAGGATTAG
- the ilvE gene encoding branched-chain-amino-acid transaminase, with protein MAFALSSYPVVYRAKYGDGKWSGEYIEKPHKKADEEAAMGEAERDALADSRNFYADMPLVNYTTQYGLGCFEGIKALPQKNGGLAIFRPDRNASRFYRSMKGLYMPPFPEDEFVKACVETVKRNAAMGFKPSYKAEWEKDSFQSADSIYIRPFTLAEGGIGVNISSAPWVMIVTSPVSSYFSGGNSDAIITDRLRATPKGTGWIKAASNYVIAALAKHEAAEAGFMECVFLDAINHKYIEEGSSCNIFFYLKSGELATPELGDTILPGITRASIIELAKDLKVKISERKISWEEAMTETKECFVSGTAAGATPIESLSYQGKKAVFNSGKVGELTSKIRDTIKGIQYGTLPDTKGWMVHVPV; from the coding sequence ATGGCTTTTGCGTTGAGCAGCTATCCGGTGGTGTACCGGGCCAAATACGGAGATGGAAAATGGTCCGGGGAATACATAGAAAAGCCCCATAAAAAAGCTGACGAAGAAGCAGCCATGGGCGAGGCCGAAAGGGACGCCTTGGCGGATTCGCGGAATTTTTATGCTGATATGCCTTTGGTGAATTACACAACCCAGTACGGCCTTGGCTGTTTTGAAGGCATCAAAGCTCTGCCCCAAAAAAACGGGGGCTTGGCCATTTTCCGGCCCGACAGGAACGCCTCACGGTTTTACCGTTCCATGAAGGGCCTCTACATGCCGCCCTTCCCGGAGGATGAATTTGTCAAAGCCTGCGTGGAAACCGTTAAGCGCAATGCGGCAATGGGCTTTAAGCCTAGCTATAAAGCTGAATGGGAAAAAGATTCCTTCCAGAGCGCCGATTCCATTTATATACGGCCTTTTACCCTGGCCGAAGGCGGCATAGGGGTGAATATCAGCAGTGCACCCTGGGTAATGATAGTTACAAGCCCGGTGAGTTCCTATTTCTCGGGGGGCAATTCCGATGCGATTATCACCGACAGGCTCAGGGCTACCCCAAAGGGGACAGGCTGGATTAAGGCTGCCTCCAACTATGTCATCGCAGCCCTTGCAAAGCACGAGGCTGCCGAGGCGGGCTTTATGGAATGCGTGTTCCTTGATGCGATTAATCACAAATATATTGAAGAAGGTTCCTCCTGTAATATTTTTTTCTATCTTAAATCAGGGGAACTGGCAACCCCCGAACTGGGGGACACCATACTTCCCGGCATCACCAGGGCTTCCATTATCGAACTTGCCAAAGACCTGAAGGTAAAAATCTCGGAACGGAAAATTTCCTGGGAAGAAGCCATGACGGAAACAAAAGAATGTTTTGTCAGCGGCACTGCTGCTGGGGCGACCCCCATAGAGTCGCTTAGCTATCAGGGGAAGAAGGCTGTATTCAACAGCGGCAAGGTTGGCGAGCTCACCTCAAAAATCCGGGATACCATCAAGGGCATACAATACGGAACCCTGCCTGATACCAAGGGCTGGATGGTTCATGTTCCCGTTTAA
- a CDS encoding methyl-accepting chemotaxis protein, producing MKIGKKLIIMIITLNIIGTGILVTAILSNARKEINTLITSEVTNLAGENGKEIQAWLGVYMDAVRTVAQIMEQYEQVPVGERRDFFNMLVRTLVEKNPEIAAASNIWEPNALDGLDAQFVNTEGTDETGRFIPYWYRTKDGVFLDPLVDYDTPGDGDYYLIPKRTGEETLDEPYWYPIDGQDQLITTVTVPIKNSGRFIGTINIDLSLVAIQDQVSKIKPYPGSVAMVYSNGGMVSAHFDGNRVGKALTESERDVAGPYLSQLADAVEQGKRLTFTNHVNQLDANMFFTCIPITVGKSTTPWTLMVGIPESIITAPIYQMLFLSLVIGGIMILVTAAAAFFMARSISSPLKYMIGMFNDIGNGDLTKRLDIHTKDEIGDMTASFNGTIDKIRGLIGVIKDKSVSLSDIGNELQANMNQTAAAINEITANIQSMKAQVANQTASVEETGDAMEKITGNINALNSHIDRQSGSVAQSSSAIEEMLANIQSVTQTLIKNADNVKELADASEIGRSGLQEVSADIQEINRESEGLLEINAVMENIASQTNLLSMNAAIEAAHAGEAGKGFAVVADEIRKLAESSGEQSKTISDVLKKIKASIEKIIKSADEVLIRFGAIDHGVKTVAQQEEIIRGAMEEQGEGSKQILDAVGHLNEITGQVKNGSTEMLSGSQEVISGSKTLESISQEISNGMVEMAAGADQINTAVNRVNEISGANKDNIDGLISEVAKFKIE from the coding sequence ATGAAGATTGGAAAAAAACTGATAATAATGATTATCACTCTCAATATTATCGGTACCGGTATTCTGGTCACCGCCATCTTGAGTAACGCCCGGAAGGAAATCAACACTCTTATTACCAGCGAAGTTACCAACCTTGCCGGTGAAAACGGCAAGGAAATTCAGGCCTGGCTGGGAGTTTACATGGATGCGGTTCGCACTGTGGCCCAAATCATGGAACAGTATGAACAGGTGCCGGTAGGCGAACGGCGGGATTTTTTCAATATGCTGGTCAGAACCCTGGTCGAAAAAAATCCCGAGATTGCCGCCGCTTCCAATATCTGGGAACCTAACGCCCTGGACGGCCTTGACGCCCAATTTGTAAATACCGAAGGAACTGACGAGACCGGCAGGTTTATCCCCTATTGGTACCGGACCAAGGATGGCGTCTTCCTGGATCCCCTGGTGGATTATGATACCCCGGGAGACGGCGATTATTATCTGATTCCCAAGCGAACCGGAGAAGAAACCCTGGATGAACCTTACTGGTATCCCATTGACGGCCAGGATCAACTGATAACCACCGTTACTGTGCCGATAAAAAATTCCGGCCGTTTTATCGGGACCATAAATATCGATCTCTCCCTTGTAGCAATTCAGGATCAGGTCAGCAAAATAAAGCCCTACCCGGGAAGCGTCGCCATGGTTTACAGTAACGGCGGTATGGTAAGCGCTCACTTCGACGGGAACCGGGTTGGAAAAGCCCTGACCGAAAGTGAAAGAGATGTGGCAGGGCCTTACCTTAGCCAGCTTGCGGACGCTGTAGAGCAGGGCAAAAGATTAACCTTTACCAATCATGTAAACCAGCTTGATGCTAATATGTTTTTTACCTGCATCCCCATTACTGTGGGAAAATCGACCACCCCCTGGACCCTGATGGTGGGGATTCCCGAAAGCATCATTACCGCTCCCATATATCAGATGCTCTTTCTGAGCTTAGTCATCGGGGGGATCATGATCCTGGTTACCGCCGCTGCAGCCTTCTTTATGGCCCGTTCCATCAGCAGTCCCCTCAAATACATGATTGGGATGTTTAACGACATAGGGAACGGGGATCTTACCAAGCGGCTGGATATCCACACCAAAGATGAAATCGGGGACATGACCGCCTCCTTCAACGGCACTATCGACAAGATCCGGGGTCTTATCGGGGTAATTAAAGACAAATCGGTTTCCCTCTCGGACATCGGAAACGAACTCCAGGCCAACATGAACCAGACTGCTGCGGCAATCAACGAGATTACCGCCAATATCCAGAGCATGAAAGCCCAGGTTGCCAACCAGACCGCCAGTGTGGAGGAAACCGGGGACGCCATGGAAAAAATCACCGGCAATATCAATGCGCTTAACAGTCATATAGATCGCCAGTCCGGCAGCGTGGCCCAGTCTTCTTCTGCCATCGAAGAAATGCTCGCCAATATTCAATCCGTAACCCAGACTCTGATTAAAAATGCCGACAACGTAAAGGAACTGGCCGATGCTTCCGAAATAGGCCGGTCGGGGCTGCAGGAAGTATCCGCCGACATTCAGGAAATCAACCGGGAATCCGAAGGGCTCCTGGAAATCAACGCGGTAATGGAAAATATCGCCAGCCAGACCAATCTCCTTTCCATGAACGCTGCCATTGAAGCAGCCCATGCCGGGGAAGCGGGCAAAGGCTTTGCGGTAGTAGCCGACGAAATCCGCAAACTCGCCGAAAGTTCCGGAGAGCAGTCCAAGACCATTTCGGACGTACTCAAGAAGATCAAAGCTTCCATCGAAAAGATCATCAAATCCGCTGACGAAGTGCTGATCCGGTTTGGCGCTATCGATCATGGAGTCAAAACCGTGGCCCAGCAGGAAGAAATAATCCGCGGCGCCATGGAAGAACAGGGAGAAGGAAGCAAGCAGATTCTGGACGCCGTAGGACATCTTAACGAAATCACCGGCCAGGTAAAAAACGGATCAACGGAAATGCTCTCGGGCAGCCAGGAAGTAATATCCGGCAGCAAGACCCTGGAATCCATAAGCCAGGAAATATCCAATGGGATGGTAGAAATGGCTGCCGGCGCTGATCAGATAAATACCGCTGTAAACCGGGTCAACGAAATAAGCGGGGCCAATAAAGACAACATCGACGGACTTATCAGCGAGGTCGCAAAATTCAAGATCGAGTAA